A segment of the Thermomicrobiales bacterium genome:
GTCGTCTTCATCGCGGCTGAGCGCCGGGATCTCGCGTTCGACATGTTGCAGCGAGGCGAGTGCTTCGCGGAGTACTTCTGCGAGCCGCGCGGCAGCCTGTCGCGCAGCGTCCGTGGTATCGGCCATTGTCTGTGTCCTCAGATGGTTCGCCCGCTTGTGGCTGGGCGTGCAGATGACGTCCCGATCATGGTCGCAAAGTCCGTGCCTTGTGCCTGCTGCGTGGCGATGACAGGTATTTTCCCGCTATCATGAGTACGTGTCCCGAGGACCGGTCGGAAGCGAGTGGGGTAGTCGGGGCCGTTGAGTGAGACGGCGCAGGCATGGGGGAGCGTGGCGGAATGAGCTTTACCGGGGATGACCGTGGCCTGCTAGACAAGCCAGTAGTTGCCGTACTGACCACGCTGTTCGCCAGTGGCGAGCCGCATTCGACCGTCATGTGGTTCAGGTTTGCCGATGATGTGGTGCGAATGATCGCGCCGGCGTCAGCGTTGAAGGCGCGGCACATTGCGAACGACCCGCGTGTGAGTGTGGTCGTGACCGATCCGGAGAATCCGTACGCCTATGTAACGGTGCGCGGGCAAGCGAGCCTCGTGCGAGACGACGCGGCTGCGCGCGCAGAGCTGCGCCAGATTGCAGCCCGCTACATTAGCGATCGGGCTGACGGCTATGTCGAATCTCTCTCGGCTGATCCTCGCGTGCTGATCGAGATCCACGCGACACGGGTGAGCAGCCGCCATCGACAGCCTCCGGCCTGACCCTGCTGCCCTCCGGCAGTGCCGCATTTGTTGACCTTTTGAATCCCTCGTACGACCGACGGGATACTTGGTGGATCATCCGCATCTGGTTTTCACGATTGGTGTAGCCCTGGCCGCTGCGTTTGCCGGTGGTGTCGTCGCGCGCCGCCTCAACGCACCGGTCATCCTTGGCTATCTGATTGCCGGTATCCTGATCGCGCCATCGACACCGGGCGTCGTCCTTGATCTGGAGATTGTCCAGACGCTCGCCGAGCTCGGCGTTGCTTTCCTCATGTTTTCGCTCGGCGTCGAGTTCTCCCTGCGAGAGCTGCTGCACATCCGGCGGATCGCCATCGGCGGCGGCACACTGCAGATCGTTATCACCATGCTGGCCGGGATCGTGATCGGGCTGGTGCTGGGCTGGTCGACGACGGCGGCGATTGTCTTCGGTATGGCCGTGGCGCTCGGATCGTCTGCGGTCGCGATCAAGATGCTGATGCTGCGCGGCGAGATGGAGACCCGCCACGGGCGCGCGACGGGCGGCATCGCCATCTTTCAGGACCTGGCGCTGGTGCCGATCCTCGTCAGCCTGCCGATTCTCGCCGACACCGGCAGTGGGAACGTCCTCGCCAGTATCGGTCGGTCGGTTGGTATTGCGGCTGCCGTGTT
Coding sequences within it:
- a CDS encoding PPOX class F420-dependent oxidoreductase; this encodes MSFTGDDRGLLDKPVVAVLTTLFASGEPHSTVMWFRFADDVVRMIAPASALKARHIANDPRVSVVVTDPENPYAYVTVRGQASLVRDDAAARAELRQIAARYISDRADGYVESLSADPRVLIEIHATRVSSRHRQPPA